A single genomic interval of Zingiber officinale cultivar Zhangliang chromosome 4A, Zo_v1.1, whole genome shotgun sequence harbors:
- the LOC121969505 gene encoding U-box domain-containing protein 28-like yields MGRRREKGGKLEGLEVKLPTFFRCPISLEVMRSPVSLSTGVTYDRSSIQSWLDSGHRTCPATRLPLPSPVHLVPNLTLRRLIRLWSSSSSSSPHLLPPVAPPSHSPAPSIDDLLLHLRSLSLFDPLPLLHRLSAFLSTSHDSDKNRLASSPFFAPALVSFLADSTAGSEVSRLATEILALVLGMEYADDRGREIVIEAILADLDGAVAALIEILRGDESQLRSRIDAAKVLESILSSSSCDGDKTISIVEKPYLIPELIRLLLIDDDRGAVDPEAADSGLRCLLAATKGRHAKALLARAGAVPVLTRILVAAEVPAEAAELALRAMEAAAGSAEGRAAICEEAEACVRAVMGRLMKVRREGKEAAVSVLWTACVAEGNRRAREAVAEAKGGAVKILMVMQGECSPAAARMAGELLKIFKVDAKGCCVGYHTKSTHIMPY; encoded by the coding sequence ATGGGGAGACGGAGAGAGAAGGGTGGGAAGTTAGAAGGTCTGGAGGTGAAGTTACCCACCTTCTTCCGCTGCCCGATATCGTTGGAGGTGATGCGGTCACCCGTCAGCTTGTCCACCGGCGTCACCTACGACCGCTCCTCCATCCAGAGCTGGCTCGATTCCGGCCACCGGACCTGCCCTGCCACCCGCCTCCCACTCCCCTCCCCTGTTCACCTCGTTCCCAACCTCACCCTCCGACGCCTCATCCGCCTCTGGtcctcctcttcatcttcctctccgCACCTCCTCCCTCCCGTGGCGCCCCCATCGCATTCCCCCGCACCCTCCATCGATGATCTCCTTCTTCATCTCCGATCCCTCTCCCTCTTCGACCCCCTCCCCCTTCTCCACCGCCTCTCCGCCTTCCTCTCCACCTCCCATGATTCTGACAAGAACCGCCTCGCTTCCTCCCCCTTTTTCGCCCCGGCCCTCGTTTCCTTCCTCGCCGACAGTACCGCCGGATCCGAAGTGTCGCGGTTGGCCACCGAGATTCTCGCCTTGGTCCTGGGAATGGAATACGCCGACGATCGCGGAAGGGAGATCGTTATCGAAGCGATCCTCGCCGACCTCGACGGTGCCGTAGCCGCCCTGATCGAAATCCTTCGGGGCGACGAGTCGCAACTTAGATCTCGAATCGATGCCGCCAAGGTTCTCGAGTCGATCCTCTCGTCCTCTTCCTGCGACGGGGATAAAACGATCTCGATCGTGGAGAAGCCATATCTAATTCCCGAGCTGATCCGCCTCTTACTAATCGACGACGACCGCGGCGCGGTGGACCCTGAAGCCGCCGACTCTGGGCTGCGGTGCTTACTTGCGGCGACCAAGGGAAGGCACGCGAAGGCGCTGTTGGCGCGGGCCGGGGCGGTGCCGGTGCTGACGAGGATTCTGGTCGCCGCCGAGGTACCGGCCGAGGCAGCGGAGCTGGCGCTGCGGGCAATGGAGGCAGCCGCCGGCAGCGCAGAGGGACGGGCAGCGATCTGCGAAGAGGCGGAGGCGTGCGTGCGGGCGGTGATGGGGCGATTGATGAAGGTGAGGCGGGAGGGGAAGGAGGCGGCTGTGTCGGTGCTGTGGACGGCGTGCGTAGCCGAGGGGAACCGGAGGGCGAGGGAGGCGGTAGCGGAGGCGAAGGGCGGCGCGGTGAAGATACTGATGGTGATGCAAGGGGAGTGCTCGCCGGCGGCGGCGAGGATGGCGGGCGAACTGCTGAAGATCTTTAAGGTAGACGCCAAGGGCTGCTGCGTTGGCTACCACACCAAGAGCACTCACATAATGCCTTACTAA
- the LOC121969506 gene encoding subtilisin-like protease SBT3.4, with the protein MQQQQRVVLRQHPNFGLWPAVSLPSFLNAEETDSRQSIYINPLPPATMTMPSFRSLLSVLSLLSLAVLLDPSSLSVSPYAMADATTKLPETEEATVQIVFVEKPETEEPEAFHIRTLVAVLGSEEAAKESLIYHYTHAASGFSAKLTKSQIEELSKQPGVFRVMPSRTLNLMGGSGRSAGAGGFGLARHL; encoded by the exons ATGCAGCAGCAGCAACGCGTGGTGCTACGTCAGCATCCGAATTTTGGACTTTGGCCGGCAGTTTCCTTACCTTCGTTTCTTAACGCCGAAGAGACCGACTCGAGGCAATCGATTTATATAAACCCACTTCCTCCGGCGACGATGACCATGCCCTCTTTCCGCTCCCTTCTCTCCGTACTTTCTCTCCTTTCCCTTGCCGTGCTACTCGACCCCTCCTCTCTCTCTGTCTCGCCCTACGCCATGGCCGATGCAACCACGAAGCTCCCGGAGACGGAGGAGGCTACCGTCCAAATCGTCTTCGTAGAAAAGCCCGAGACTGAAGAACCCGAGGCCTTCCACATCCGAACCCTCGTCGCCGTTCTCGGCAG CGAGGAAGCCGCCAAGGAATCCCTGATTTATCATTACACACATGCAGCTAGTGGATTCTCGGCAAAGCTGACCAAGTCACAGATCGAGGAATTATCGA AGCAACCTGGCGTTTTTCGGGTTATGCCAAGTAGGACTCTGAACCTCATGGGAGGATCCGGCCGCTCTGCCGGTGCTGGTGGTTTTGGTCTCGCACGGCATTTGTAG